The Chloroflexota bacterium genomic sequence TCCATTACTCAAGGCCGAGCCAGTTATTCAATGGAGTTCTCTCATTACGAGCCCTTGCCTCAACAAATCAGCGAGGAGATCACAGCCAAGGTACGAGGCTAAAAGATAGGACATTCAGATCAGGCTAAGTGAAGTTTAAGGAGGAAGAGGGATAAATGGCCAAGAAGAGATTTGAGCGAACCAAGCCCCACCTGAATGTGGGCACCATCGGACACGTGGACCACGGCAAGACCACCCTCACCTCAGC encodes the following:
- a CDS encoding GTP-binding protein, with the protein product MAKKRFERTKPHLNVGTIGHVDHGKTTLTSA